One Leptodactylus fuscus isolate aLepFus1 chromosome 11, aLepFus1.hap2, whole genome shotgun sequence genomic window, GCACTGCCATGCCATTCATCTCAATCGGACTGGCAAAGATTGCTGTATCTGGCTTCTCTCCAGCAGTcctgtagaaatgaatggatcagcaGCAGGCATGCTTGGCCACCTCAAACCCCTGATCTCATGATGGGTGCTGGTGCCAGTGCTTGGACCCCCAGACACTTATTGCCTATCTTGCCAATACGTCTATAGTTTGTGGACCCCCTTTTCCCAGCTGTTGCCTTGCCTAGAGTGATGATCATGAAGAGGGGaacaatttttttactttttgactTTCATTTATGGTCGACCCTAGGTGACCTCAGAGACCGACGTGAACAACGCGCTGGAAGTGGCACGCACAAAGTTTGGCGGAGTGAATATCGTGGTGAactgtgctgggattgcagtggCTATAAAAACCTACAACAAAAATAAGCAGAAGCCTCACAATTTGGAGGATTTCCAGAAAGTTATAAATGTAAGTTCTGATAAATCCTCtagatatgtattatatatgtatgaataAGATGTGCCAGTAGTCCCAAGCATGCGGCACTCCAGACATAGTCGTCTTGTCTTCATAAATTGGTGACTTATTCCTTCCTCAGGTGAATATTGGTGGCACATTTAATGTTATTCGCCTGGCTACAGGAGAAATGATGAAGAATGAGCCAGACAAGGATGGACACAAAGGAGTCATTGTAAACACAGCCAGTATCGCGGCTTTTGATGGACAGGTTAGTACCATAGCATATTGGATAATGTATACATCTTCAGTGCAGACTGTGTCTATctagttacagactacaaaccagcCCTGCACAGTCTGAACATTACAAATGATAGGAAAAATCATCTGCCAATGTAACCTTGTGAATAGCTATCTCCACCTCATTGTGCAGTGttgtcttagggggcattcacactaggaAATCTATGTGTGTTTTATTTCTATATAACAATTGTTTCTATCCATCCATAGGTTGGCCAAGCAGCATATTCTGCTTCCAAGGGAGGAATCGTAGGAATGACTCTCCCCATTGCACGAGATCTGGCTCCACTTGGGATCAGGGTCGTGACAATTGCACCTGGTATGTAGTATTTGGGGATCTGATATCTTTGTGCCTTatttgctttttggctgcagcaatAACTTATCACACTTGCTTGACGTCACCCAGTACATTACATGAAATACACCACATACACCCGCACAGCCCTGTATGTTCTGCCACTACGACTGAATCTTCTCTGAAACTTCCATTGTGGCCAATATCCGTCACCCTGATTGTAGTGAGACAGTCACTTACAATTGAAGAACGTGATGGCAAATGATAAACTGATTTTTTCCTTCCCATTTTTAGGATTATTTGCCACCCCTCTCCTCCTCGGACTTCCTGAAAAGGCAAGAGAATTCCTGGCCAAGCAGGTACCCTTCCCAAGCAGGCTAGGTGACCCTGAAGAATATGCCCACTTGGTACAGACCATCGTAGAGAATCCCATGCTAAATGGAGAAGTCATACGTCTGGATGGCGCCCTTCGTATGCAGCCATAACAAAGTGAACATCATACAGGACAACACTAACCCCCTTCCCGTCCATGCCTTAAGGCATCTGTGCTCAGTTACAGAAGCAGCGCTGGAACGTTCTATAAGACTGTAATGGCGGCGAAGACCCTGAGGTGTCTCACATGCCAGGAATGTACGAAGAATGTTCTAATAAAGATGTCACATCGGCCAATGGTTGTGTCTTAGACCTGTTAGTATATAGAAACTTGGAGGGTAAAATATGTTCTTGTGTTAATAAAGAAATACATTTCAATACTTTCTTTCTTGTAATTAATGCAATTATATTAATGGGTCAAATTATGTCGTTGTATTAACCCTTTTACTGCCAGCACAGGCCTGTATACTCGTATTATGGATCTATAGAAGCTCCAAGTTCAACTCTAGGGAACCTACATAATAAAACAATGCAGTGGACTATACCaaaccttagggtatgttcacacagtgaaaaCCTTTTCCGTCATGTGAtttctcctgattaggcccattcattcgggcctaattgggagtgagTCTCGCACCGTGGACATCGCCACCGCGGAATCAGcgggaagaaagggcaggtcgcttgtttttcccgctagcgggggaggggggaaagggagagactcccactgaaatgaatgggagccttttttttgcaggtggattttgaggcggattccatgtcaaaatccgcctgcaaaaatccatgtgaactagcccttaccgaTTTGCTATAGGCCCAACTATCACCTTCACTTGTATGAGCTAATGCCATTTCAGCAAGAATGAAGCATGACTTGTAATGTAACTTGGCCATATGCCATTAATAACCAGACATATAATAGATCtcataatataatttattaataacATGAAAAACCATCAGAATGATTACGTCTGTAGATCTTGGTTGTCTTCTGAGAGAggtcgtcttcttccagcagagGTTGTGATCTTGTCCCCCTCAGGCTGATGCTCCAGGTCTTCAGTGCTGACACTACCAGTAAGGGTTAATGGTGATGTTTTTCGCCTCTTGCACGCCTGCTCTGAGGCATCTCCTTCATCAGGTCTTTTTGTGGCAGATGTACCTGTTCGGAAGTATCGGCGCATCTGCTCCATTGCTACGTCCTCTCTGTTCCACAGTTCAGGAACTGGTATATCATCTGTGGGCAGTTCTCGCAGTCTAAGACGGTTTCTTCTCAGGATGTACAGGAGATCTCCTGCTAGGTCTTCTATGAGATCTTTAGGTAATGTCCTATTAATACTTTCCCACCAGGACTTTGCTCCTTTGGGTAGGGGTATTTCAAAGTTTTGCCTCTTTGCCGCCAGGTATATACATACGCATGCTATGACCTGTGGCTTATA contains:
- the HSD17B10 gene encoding 3-hydroxyacyl-CoA dehydrogenase type-2, which codes for MANLRSLKGLVGIVTGGASGLGRATVERLIRQGASAVILDLPSSDGNNVAKSLGEKCAFAPTDVTSETDVNNALEVARTKFGGVNIVVNCAGIAVAIKTYNKNKQKPHNLEDFQKVINVNIGGTFNVIRLATGEMMKNEPDKDGHKGVIVNTASIAAFDGQVGQAAYSASKGGIVGMTLPIARDLAPLGIRVVTIAPGLFATPLLLGLPEKAREFLAKQVPFPSRLGDPEEYAHLVQTIVENPMLNGEVIRLDGALRMQP